A segment of the Salminus brasiliensis chromosome 1, fSalBra1.hap2, whole genome shotgun sequence genome:
ATGTTCTCAGATCCCTCACAGTCTTGTCAACCTTGTTCCTGCAGGTGCACTGAGCAAGGGTGCACAGAAGGTTTTACCACAAATGCCAACCTGAAGAAACACATTTCCCGCAGACACAAGCTGGAGGTGAAGCAGTACATTGTGAGTATGAGGAGGGAGCTTTGAGGATTTCTGCGTCTCTGAGCTGGAGGAACTGGATGGGCTTTTTGAGGTCATTGATTagttgacattttggaattTCGCTACGATTGTTAGCTAACGTTGACTGACCTCTAAAACACCCTAAACAGACCAGCCAGCTCTGCCCAGAGTGGTAGTTAGTTAAGAGGCTGCATTAGAGGACAGTCtgaggagctgctggtgttctcagacaGTGTTGGACTTCCATAAATCAGCAGTGTCTGTGTAGAGCGCTGAGGTGTTGGTTTAGCAGGAAACATGGACGTAGCATGCgtacaaactttttttaataaatactgcTCTTACTTAATGAGCTCATATTTTAGAGGAGatctatataataaatactgcTCCAAAACAataaacttatatatatatatatatatatatatgtgtgtgtgtgtgtgtgtgtgtgtgtgtgtgtgtgtgtgtgtgtgtgtgtatatatagatatacagatctacatattaggcagtgagtgaacggtcagttcttgaaggtgttgaagcaggaaaaatggacaagcgtaagaatctgagacactttgacaagaactgaactgtgatgttctagttGGTGAtggctaacgtcttggtgccagataccacaggacaccttcagaggtcagatctgttgtggcagcagcCCAACAAGGGGAGCCTACTCATTGTTAGGCAGGtagttctaatgttatggctgatgtggtggtgtttttgatggtttgtttgtttttttttttcttccgtCCTCCTTCTTCAGccgtctttgtctctctgttttCACAGTGCACCTTTGAAGGCTGCGGTAAATCATTCAAGAAGAACAACAGGTTGAAGGTTcacgaatgcacacacactcatctgcTCCCTTATCAGTAAGAATTGGTCCTTTTGGGGCATTTTGCTGCTTTTGGTGTTTTTGCTTCTTAAATTTAACACACTTTTACAACAGTGGTTTCACAGGTCAGGTCCTCTGGACATTCAGCGGGTCTGGGTCAGGGCTGGGTCAGCTTTTGGGCTTCTGTTTATTCACATAGGTGGGTTACACGCCCACTGAGTGGCAGCTTTAGTGTTCAGTGTAAACACTGCTAACACGAGAGAGAGCTGCTGTGCAGGAGTTCAAAGCTCAAGAGAAGAGGAACTAATGGACTCCAGGCTCTAAAAGGTGTGGGAACTCACCAAGTGGtgagtttagcgacatgctaagtttaTGTGAAAGGGAAAgctagcaaacctggatgagccagtctgcTAACTGAGCCTGAAACCAGTGGGAAACCCTCCTAAGACCGCTCCCTCTACTACCTCTAAACAGGTGGGATTTGatctgagcctcagttagctggacgctCCTGGCCACACATCGCTGTGCATTGGTCGTTGGTTCTTTGGTAACGTGGATGGATCACTGACGAGTTGCTGGTTTCAGTCCCTGTggcagccagccacacctctttttcaaTCTGCCGCTGATGCGACGTCACCAGGCTCTGACGcaccggctagcagacgccagtgactgCCAGCGTCGCACTAGAATGATGTGGGGGaatagcgccatctacccatccgagagagagcaaggccaatcgatggctagcagcgtgaTCGGGATACGAACCAGCGAcactctgatcacagtgacagcgccttagtccgctggaccacccggggcccGGGATTGGGCTTCTTGACCTGCATAACATATGAAGCTGAGGCGATTCATGGCCCCTCCCAAAAATGGGCATACCCTGCACACCTAGACGCCCCACTACTGCTGCCATATTGTCTAGTTGTTTAATGTTCTGATTCCTGAACTGAATTCTGAGCTTCTCTGTGAATTCTGCTTTTCCAGATGTTCTTACGAAGGCTGCGAGAGGCGGTTTCCAAACCCTAGCAAACAGAAACGACATGAGAAGGTGCATAAAGGTGAGAGCTGCATGAtcttcccgggcttggcaagctgccactgttgggcccttgagcaaggccctttaccctctctgctcccctggcgctggagttggctgcccaccgctctgagtgtgtgtgtactcactgcccctagttcacgtgtgtgtgtgtgtgtgtgtgtgtgtgtgtgtgtgtgtgtgtgtgtgtgtgtgtgtgtgtgttcactaccacagatgggttaaatgcagaggacacatttcgctgtacagtgcacactgtacagtgacaaatacgtgcacctttaccttttatctGCAAGGGGGCCGAATGACATTGGGAGAATACTAGTTGTGCAGTTATGTTGCTGTCTGTTGTAATTTTGACATGGcttaatatttcatatattataattatgatatCATGCATTGATTCATCTAAACACCTAAGACACTCCTCtgcagctgtgattggtcaggaggGCCTATTTGCATCTCTAAAGGGTTTGTTTGTGAACTGTTGTTTGTCCAGGTTACCCCTGCTCAGCTGAGGACTGCTCCTTCGTAGGGAAGACCTGGACTGAACTCCTtgagcacaggaaaagccataTGGGTAAGGACAAGGCCTCATGTTTGGGGTTTACGCTTAGCAGCAGTGTAAAGGGGTGAAGTGTGACCGTACTTCAGTCTGTCTTTATAGAGAACAGTGGCAGGACACACTACTGCACTGCTGCCTGTCTCTACAAGAACAATACAAGCTATTAATATCAGAGATGCAATATAAAGTTACACATTTTGATTTATATACACCGTGACCCTTtcagtttttcacattttttcatGTTATGTTGAGGCCTTGTGCtaaaagcaaagaaaatgtATATGCAAAAAATATCTACatatatatgttaatatataaaatgtgcaaTATACAGATGCTTTAatattaatgtgtgtatatgtaaattatgTTAATTATCGCATTTAGGcacttttatatattattaataatacagtaaataacaaattattattattattattattattattattattattattataattataattatcattattattagagATTGCTGGATACCTCCACGTGGTGTGAGGCTTGTGTGTGGTGATATAGGCATGTATTTATACAGttattaggggtgtaacagtaacATATCACAATGCAAAAACCTGACTGTATGATATTCAATCACAACCAGGACCAATCAGCACAGCCCAGAGCAGTCATGTGAGGTTCACCACTCCTCCTGACTCCCAGCTCTAGATTAATAGATCATGCAACAACTTGGATGCACTCCTTCCTACCTTTTGTTCAGAGGATCAAACTGTGAGTCGTGGTCCGAGTGTAGTGCCAGACCACCACAGCCTGGGGCAggtgtggctcagtggttattGATCACAGAGCTGTGGGTCCACTGCAGCAAGATCCTTCACCTCCTTGTACTGTCCAAGTGTAATGACCATGAATCCCCTGGTCATACTTACCTTagtagcctgttttagcctctTGGCTCCAAACATGTCTCTGTAGATTTACTACTTTTGGGACAAGGTGGGAACTAAGTAAATTAACTGAgcttttgtctgtgtctgtgtgtttgtgtgtagcgAAAGTGGTGTGTGATCAGTGTAACAAGATGTTCACAGATCAGTGGGTTCTTCGGCAGCACCAGCGAGTGCACGCTAAAGAGCGGGTGGTGTTCCACTGTCCACGGGACGGCTGCCAGCGCTCCTACACCACCGCCTTCAACCTGCAGAGCCACATCCTGTCCTTCCACCAGGAGGAGCGTCCCTTCACCTGTCCCGAGCCCGGCTGCGGGAAATCATTCTGCATGAGGGTAAGGGGTCTCACGCTGACACTGCTTCAACATTACTGCTACTGAACAACAACGTTTGATGGATTCTTTAGTCTCTTGCACAGGCTAATGTGGCTAGCAGGCTAATGTGGCTAGTAGGTAATAAAAGCTTGGGGCTCAGTCATTTCACACTTTCCTCAAACCTGTACAACCTTGTCATATTTACACAGGTGCAGTAATCTCATGTCTCTGAAAGGTCAATTTTACGGGAGACGGAAAAAAACTCCTTAACTTTCACTGAAGTCAATAGAAAACTTTGATTCCAAGTAATTTGGGAATACACGGGCATGtaaaaaagtattatttattaataattataatttataatgtttttattatatatttatcacattttaaaaagcagacCTACACATGGCAGACAAAGTCTGACACATCCCATCCTagcaaggaagaaaaaaaacattaatacatacaaaaacattactactactactatactatactatactattaatactactactaccataaaataattaattggaTCCCAAATCTGATTGATGTACCCCTGTGCACTCAGTCCACAGCTCCTGAAACGCTTCATAGAGGCAAAATTGAGCATCTCAGCCAGCCAGTGCTTAAACGATGGAGCTAAAGCAAGCAGTTCAATCAGCAACAGATTGACActccatatatattttttttacaaagttaAGTAGAAGTTGTAGTTTTAAATCAACCAACACTTTATAACACAAGCAAACACAACTCAAATATACTAAATTATGTTATTGTTTaattttatattcatattatatatttaatcttttatattttaGTAAAGCCAACCAGAAGGAGCTAAGGATCCACAGTGATGTTGGAATTGTATCTGTATCTGCATACAGTTACTTAATATTAATTGGAACCAGACAATTTGTCGACGTGCGCTGATGTATTTACTAAATATCTGTATTTTAATTGACTGTATTTGGAAACTTATACTAATAAATGTTGTTTCTCTAAATCCGATCTAGGTGAGTCCAGTAATAATAAACAGATTTAAAATGTTATCTGCAGACGTGCCTGTGGAAATTATTAAATATCGGCccacagattaaaaaaaaaaaaacaggtaatCTTGGACCAAAACAAAATAGTTTGTAGTGAAATTTAATagtttaattaatttacttGTTCAATATGAGGCCTACCCTGGCTCTGGAACATAAACACTGGCCTGCCCAGATTACTTGATTAGGAAACTTCAGTGCGTTCAGAGATGAATACTTCATAAAGGCAGAAATGATAACTTCATGTTGTTTGTCAGTAAAGTAACAGAAAGTGAACAGTTTGGTGGTGAGCCCTAACGagttgttttaattattttcttgCAGCAAAGTTTACAGCGCCACTGTGTGGTTCATGACCCCCAGAGGAAGAAACAGGTAATTTTCattcactttttatttatttatttatttaattttttaagttTGCAGTTTCAGCTCCAGTATTCAGTAACTGATCAGTTTTAGCTCTTGATCGTAACCGATATTGTTTATGctttgataaaaaataaattaataacaaacatttaaataaggCTCTTTTATGTctgtttcagaagaaacctcGTCCCAAACGATCTCTAGCCTCGCGTCTCAGTGGCTACAAACCTTCAAGAACCCGTCCAGTGGAAACCTCCAAACCTCACCAATCTACGTCTTCAGTGACCACCAAACTATCACCCTCCAAATCGGACAGTGGTCAGGCGGTCAGTCTGCCAGAGCCTGTCGAAGAGGAAAATCTCAGACCATCAGAACCTCTCTTGTGTGACGATACGATTGCCCCGACTAACCTGCCGCcatctgccagtgctgaaatcGCCCTGACGCGGCCAGCCATGACTGAAGATGACGAAACCGGCCAATCAGAAGTGACCagttcggacagcatgatcgttCTCATCCTAGAACCTCTTGTGTTGGACAGTCCAGCCGTAACCCAATCAGAACCCTTAGAATTTAAAACCACAGATATCGGCCAATCTGAGCCCGTCCAGTGCAAGTCCAAAGTTATTAACCAGTCTGAAaccacaaaatgtaaaaatatggtgaccagccaatcagaacccaTCAAATCTGACCATACGGTGACCAATCTCTCAGAATTAGTTCAGTGTGAGAAGACAGTGATTAACCAATCAGAATCGAGAAGATGTGAAAATATGGTGACGAGCCAATCACAACCCACCCAATCTGAGAATACGGCAACCAGCCAGTTAGAACCCCTGAAATTTGAGTCTACAGTGATGAGCCAATCAGAACGCATTACGTTTGAGAATAAAGCCAACAACCAATTGCACCCTCTCCAAATTTGACCATACATTAGCCGTTCTGAAGGTCCAGTAGTATGTTAATATACTTGTGAAGGCCAAGACGTTTACCAGGACATGAAATGGGATGTGGGAACACAGCACCTTTGTACCATCACACGTCTTCAGGTCGTCAGATTTCCTCTGTAAGCCGCGCCTCGGTTCAGCTGCTTCACAGACTTGATTCTAATAAAGGAACGTctgtatttgtgtaaaaaaaaaaccacttaCTGTGTTGTGTAGGAAAATGAGGTTTATTGCGTTtatggtatttcactgctgctcAGAGTCTTTTAACGGGTCAGGCGTGGAGGTCAAGGCCGCGTTCTGCTCACCCGGTTCTCTCTGGGAGGTGTTGGTTGGATTTTGTGCTCTCTTTCGCGCCTTCTGCAGTTCCTTGGCGGACAGAGGCCGCAGGACGCAAATGGCAGCTTGGCCTTCTCGTACAAGTTGGATTTTCGTCACGAACTCCACCGGGATGGGCATCTTTTCCACCAtctgcttcagaatctttccCTGCGGCCAAGAGGGGAAAAACAGCATGTCACTGACTGGGGTTGTGGAGACTGGAGACTGTAGGTTGTTCACGGtgaagcattaaaaaaaaaaaaaaaaaaacacaattactTATGTTTGGGTTCTCAGACATATttactccaataaaaaaaaaaatcaaagcagGACTGATTTTGGTACCTGAAGTctcaaggggggggggggtaaattgGATGATTGAATTGGTAATTGGGTGATTAATTTGGGGTGAAAACTGGTAATAAAGAAATCAATAAAAATCAAAAAttaatttctataaaaaaagTGTAATCCAAAAGACAGAGGAAACCTCCATGGCTTTGACGAGAACCTCAGCTCGTGAAGTCCTTCTGTGTGGtcgctcagcagttagagctacgggctattgatgacagagttttgggtttgatacccgggctcagcaagctgccactgttgggcccttgagcaaggcccttcaccctctctgctccctgggcgctgcagcaatggctgtgtgtgtgtgagagagaggcgAAGCCAAATGCCATCTGTGTCCGACACTAATGATGAGCGagcgagtgttcagtgtgatgctcgttCGAATCATCTTGAGGCTCACATGGTTCTGGGAAAGCCGATCCTGCTGGTTAACAAGCTTCCCTTGAGTGGAGGAGGGCTTCGATAAGGCTATGGCAATATACAGAGTGATCTTTGAACTACACATCCAAGCCAggaaccactgtagaaccattATTTTTACAGTGCTTACCAAATCTTCTTCATCATTATCatgatcatcaccaccaccatcgctgctgctgatgctgctgcttcttctttttcttgccTTCAGCGTCAGTCTGATGTGATGTTTCTTTTCCAGCCAGTTTTCAGCTTGCTTCAATTTGGTGTCCAGGTCATGTGAGGCGATATCGAAAGACAGGGTCAGCTCCTTCACCTGAACAATGCCTGCAGACAGGTGTGATGATAGATCAAGAACTGTGTGCAAACAAACAAGTCAAACTGCACTGCATTATTATATAAAACTATagattcactatatggacaaatgtaatgggacgcctgctcatttcaATCAaattgtttcttctgcaaagAAGGAAAttaaatcctgcttttgttggagtgactggctctattgtccagagaagaaagctttctgctagattttggaggaccaTCGCTgtgtttgattgcatttagcaacaagagcgttagcgagctcaggatgttggatgatgatcaccaccccacctcatcctaaaggTATTAGCAGGTATAAGccacaccatcattccagaggggtgttatacccctcttgcccatgtTAATctggtccagagagtcctattcttttggctaTACATTTCTACTGGGACTacataaggtaaaggtgcacatatttgtcactgtactatgtgtcctccgcatttgacccatctgtggtagtgaacacacactagtgaactaggggcagtgagtacacacacccagagaggtggacagccaactccagcacccagggagcagagagggcgaaggggtgaagggctttgctcaagggtctaacagtggcagcttgccgagcccgggtatcgaacccacaacccggtcatcaatagcccggagctctaaccactaagccaccactgccccataaacAATCCACCAGTCTCCCAGTAACTTGGATTACAGCCGCACGCCACCGCccccagctgtgtgtgtgtatttggtgtACACAacaggtgcaacctaaagtagctaaatgcgtttattagaaggggtgtccacaaacttttggacatgtatgtTTAGGGCCCTGGTTCTAGCGTACACTCCGCCCTGCAGATCCCAACAggcctgatccagctaatcggCTCATTAATATGCCCTTCCTGAGATGGGGGTGAGCAGGAAGACACTAAGAAGGTTCTCCAGGatcagggttgggaaccactggtcAAGAATACACACCTGCCGCCTTGGCTTTCTGCTTCTCCCTGAGCTCCATCTTCATTTCGTGAATTTGTTTCCCGCTCATGAGTTGATAGACCGGCGGCTCGGAGTATTCACTTATTAGGACCAGCCTCAGTCCGCTTTTGTCCATCAGCCTGAGAGCTTCCAGACGTTGCACCACGCCCAAATTCCCACCGTCCTCATCAAGCAGCTGTATGTTGGGCGGGTGGATTTTCCGGCCAACGCTGCGGAAGGGAGCTTTGGGATTGTGTTTCTTCTTCGTCTCGGGTTTGCCCGCTGCGGTCTCACTGTCTCCCACGGCTGTGCAGAACTGGGTCCACTGCTGAAGGGCTATGCTCAGGTAGCTGTTCAGGGGTCTGTAGGGTTGGGATTGGGGTTGAAGAAGAGTTACTGGACTGGGAGAGCGAACAGGGTGGTGAACCGCCTTTGCTGCAAGGCTCAGAACCAACCTCAGGCAACCGAGAGTCATCCTGTTGGAGAGAGCAAGACGTTAGTTCTTATTGTGTCTACTGAAAGTGAGGCGTTAGCCCTGTTAGCGAGAGACTGTTGCTTTGATCCCTACTGCTGCCGCAGCCATCCGTGTCTGGGCGTCCCAGAGAGCAAAACTGTccactgtcctctctctctctctctctctctcaaatcaCTCAGCATTGAGGTCATCAGACTGGATTTGTATTGGTCGATATTCAGCATTAAGGTGATCAGAATGGATTTGTATCGGTCGATATTCAGCATTAAGGTGATCGGATTGGATTTGTATTGGTCGATATTTAGCATTAAGGTGATGGGATTGGATTTGTATCGGTCGATATTCAGCATTAAGGTGATCAGACTGGATTTGTATCGGTCGACATTCAGCATTAAGGTGATCGGACTGGATTTGTATCGGTCGATATTCAGCATTAAGGTGATCGGACTGGATTTGTATCGGTCGATATTCAGCATTAAGGTGATCGGATTGGATTTGTATCGGTCGATATTCAGCATTAAGGTGATGGGATTGGATTTGTATTGGTCGATATTCAGCATTAAGGTGATCGGATTGGATTTGTATTGGTCGATATTCAGCATTAAGGTGATCAGAATGGATTTGTATCGGTCGATATTCAGCATTAAGGTGATCGGATTGGATTTGTATCGGTCGATATTCAGCATTAAGGTGATCAGAATGGATTTGTATTGGTCGATATTCAGCATTAAGGTGATGGGATTGGATTTGTATTGGTCGATATTCAGCATTAAGGTGATGGGATTGGATTTGTATTGGTCGATATTCAGCATTAAGGTGATCAGAATGGATTTGTATTGGTCGATATTCAGCATTAAGGTGATCAGAATGGATTTGTATTGGTCGATATTCAGAATTAAGGTGATCAGAATGGATTTGTATTGGTCGATATTCAGAATTAAGGTGATCAGAATGGATTTGTATTGGTCGATATTCAGAATTAAGGTGATCAGAATGGATTTGTATTGGTCGATATTCAGAATTAAGGTGATCAGAATGGATTTGTATTGGTCGATATTCAGAATTAAGGTGATCAGATTGGATTTGTATTGGTCGATATTCAGCATTAAGGTGATCAGAATGGATTTGTATTGGTCGATATTCAGCATTAAGGTGATGGGATTGGATTTGTATTGGTCGATATTCAGCATTAAGGTGATGGGATTGGATTTGTATTGGTCGATATTCAGCATTAAGGTGATGGGATTGGATTTGTATTGGTCGATATTCAGCATTAAGGTGATCGGATTGGATTTGTATTGGTCGATATTCAGCATTAAGGTGATCAGAATGGATTTGTATTGGTCGATATTCAGCATTAAGGTGATGGGATTGGATTTGTATTGGTCGATATTCAGCATTAAGGTGATGGGATTGGATTTGTATTGGTCGATATTCAGCATTAAGGTGATCAGAATGGATTTGTATTGGTCGATATTCAGCATTAAGGTGATCAGAATGGATTTGTATTGGTCGATATTCAGCATTAAGGTGATCAGAATGGATTTGTATTGGTCGATATTCAGCATTAAGGTGATCAGAATGGATTTGTATTGGTCGATATTCAGCATTAAGGTGATGGGATTGGATTTGTATTAATCGATATTCAGCATTAAGGTGATCAGAATGGATTTGTATTGGTCAATATTCAGCATTAAGGTGATCGGATTGGATTTGTATTGGTCAATATTCAGCATTAAGGTGATCAGAATGCTGAGTATTGATTGATACAAATCTGATCCAAtcaccttaatgctgagtattgaCTGACACCGATATGATTCTAGTATCGTAATTCTGAGTATCGACTGATCTCAATTTTTATGGTGATTGCCGGCTAAGACAGATCCGATTAGAGTACCTTAGGGCTGAGTATTGATCAATACGAATCCTATCTGAGTACCTTATTGCTGAGTATCTACTGATACCAACCTGATCAGATTACAGTAATGCTCACTATTGATCAGCGGTACCCTAGTGCTGAGTATCGGTCAGGATGATCTGATCTAAGTACCTTAAGCATAAATGAACTTTATTACACAACTTAAcactgtaaatgcacacacagcttgtctagtctcagtagataagtactgccaatagaataagactgggcgtgagctagaggggtataaagccccccccagaattgagctgtggagcagtggaagaactgtgtgcactggaatgatggtggtggagctccatccagtacttttggacgAGAtgagttgggtggtgatcatctaacatcctgacctcactaactaaatcctgacagcaatcctcctccaaTATCTAGCAgagagtcttcttctctggacagtgggggcagttactccagcaaaagcaggagagaCTCTTTTTAACACGTGTCCCGATACTTTGGTCCACACAGTGTATACAGGGTCTCTGAGAGGGCAGCCCCGTCCACACAGGTCCGGATCCCACCGCCGGACCAGCCCTGCTTTACTTACGTGTGAGTCTGGAGCTCCACGCACGGAGGAGCGGGCAGCTGTAAGGCCAGTCCTCGGTTCCCTGCTGTGGATATAAACACTGTCTGctctcataaacacacacacaccacccagcACACAGGACACAGGACACAACACACCGAGGACATCCACTGTCTGCAGCGAGATGATGCGCTGAATGATGACGTTGACGCGCTTCCTGTCTGGTCTTTGTAGTTTTTTTGGGTGTAAACACTGGAACTACAAACATGGGGCTGAGAATATTAATGCAGTGGATTACAGCTAAATTACAAGGAAATACACTTTTATTGCCGCTGgtgctgctaataataataataataataataataataataaaattcacaatcatattacatttgtttatatgaatatgaaatagCTCGTTTAAAGATGTCGTTTGTtttgtaatatatgtaatatctATCATTTAAATCCAGCAGTAATTCCCAGTTGGAGAAAACAGGGTGGAAACGGGTCTCCGGTGGAGAGGGGACGGGTGGAGAGGGGACAGGTGGAGAGGGGACGGGTGGAGAGGGGACAGGTGGAGAGACCCGCTCAGCTGTGCTTAACTCGGACTGACACAGTCTGACCCGGAGCACGCGCGGAGGCTGATTTCACACCCGTCTACAGCTTCGCtacaccccctcccctcctcccctcccccGTGCTGTGATTGGCTACACGCTCAAACCTTTAAGCTTTATAAAAACtcaaacacattattattattattattattattattattattagtagtagtagtagtagtagtagtgttatgGTGGTggtacattaataaaatattattaatattggtaatagttttttttatttaagcatcACATATTTTAATGTGCAAAAATAACTCTAATAATACAGTTATAAAGGAGATTCATTTTCTTGTCAGTAGTAGCATTTTGTATTCAACCATTCAATGtataaataacaacaataataaaaaaaaaacaacattattattattattagtgtgctAAGTATTAGTGTTGTAGTTGTGGTAGTGCATTTGCAAAATTAGAAAtagttttgttttaatttaagcattgtatatttatatgtgcaaaaataatataacagtTATGAAGGAGATTATTATTAGTACTTGTAGCATTTTTTAATTCAACCATTAAAGTTATAGATAATAATAACACcgatgataaaataataataaaacaactcattattatgaatattattagtagtaataacaacaataatacaatgtaaatacttaataataaataatgataaagttgcagtttttttataaaatattattgatattactaatagttttttttttcattttaagcaTTGCATATTATATGTGTAgcaataatactaataattcaGTAAGGATTATGTACAATGATGATATACAaaaacaatactactactaataataataataataatacttttggtgattattattattattattagtagtatttttaccattatattatatataaataataatacaaataataatattgataataaaaagaagaagaggaagaagaagaaagcaatattagtagtagtagttgtagtaatatttgcattagtattagtataataataataatagttatacttattattattattattattattagtagtagtagtagtagtagtagtagtacagaaCAGTGACAGCAGGTAGATTACAGATGTAataacagatacagatacagatacagatacattGTCTGATAAGTGATAGTTAcctttaaatgaaaaataaaataacagttaaattaaaacaactaaatatatttaatataaaagtaTTTTTTCTGGTAATGctgtttataaaaaatattggaCCAGGAACACACCTGCTTTCCCACAACAAGGAGTACAGAAACCCTCTCACTTAATATCACTG
Coding sequences within it:
- the gtf3aa gene encoding general transcription factor IIIAa isoform X1, translated to MRQKSYICSFSGCQAAYDKEWKLEAHLCKHTGVRPFPCQYEGCSKAFCSKSHLARHMLTHTGERPFKCTEQGCTEGFTTNANLKKHISRRHKLEVKQYICTFEGCGKSFKKNNRLKVHECTHTHLLPYQCSYEGCERRFPNPSKQKRHEKVHKGYPCSAEDCSFVGKTWTELLEHRKSHMAKVVCDQCNKMFTDQWVLRQHQRVHAKERVVFHCPRDGCQRSYTTAFNLQSHILSFHQEERPFTCPEPGCGKSFCMRQSLQRHCVVHDPQRKKQKKPRPKRSLASRLSGYKPSRTRPVETSKPHQSTSSVTTKLSPSKSDSGQAVSLPEPVEEENLRPSEPLLCDDTIAPTNLPPSASAEIALTRPAMTEDDETGQSEVTSSDSMIVLILEPLVLDSPAVTQSEPLEFKTTDIGQSEPVQCKSKVINQSETTKCKNMVTSQSEPIKSDHTVTNLSELVQCEKTVINQSESRRCENMVTSQSQPTQSENTATSQLEPLKFESTVMSQSERITFENKANNQLHPLQI
- the gtf3aa gene encoding general transcription factor IIIAa isoform X2 gives rise to the protein MRQKSYICSFSGCQAAYDKEWKLEAHLCKHTGVRPFPCQYEGCSKAFCSKSHLARHMLTHTGERPFKCTEQGCTEGFTTNANLKKHISRRHKLEVKQYICTFEGCGKSFKKNNRLKVHECTHTHLLPYQCSYEGCERRFPNPSKQKRHEKVHKGYPCSAEDCSFVGKTWTELLEHRKSHMAKVVCDQCNKMFTDQWVLRQHQRVHAKERVVFHCPRDGCQRSYTTAFNLQSHILSFHQEERPFTCPEPGCGKSFCMRQSLQRHCVVHDPQRKKQKPRPKRSLASRLSGYKPSRTRPVETSKPHQSTSSVTTKLSPSKSDSGQAVSLPEPVEEENLRPSEPLLCDDTIAPTNLPPSASAEIALTRPAMTEDDETGQSEVTSSDSMIVLILEPLVLDSPAVTQSEPLEFKTTDIGQSEPVQCKSKVINQSETTKCKNMVTSQSEPIKSDHTVTNLSELVQCEKTVINQSESRRCENMVTSQSQPTQSENTATSQLEPLKFESTVMSQSERITFENKANNQLHPLQI
- the mtif3 gene encoding translation initiation factor IF-3, mitochondrial, producing MTLGCLRLVLSLAAKAVHHPVRSPSPVTLLQPQSQPYRPLNSYLSIALQQWTQFCTAVGDSETAAGKPETKKKHNPKAPFRSVGRKIHPPNIQLLDEDGGNLGVVQRLEALRLMDKSGLRLVLISEYSEPPVYQLMSGKQIHEMKMELREKQKAKAAGIVQVKELTLSFDIASHDLDTKLKQAENWLEKKHHIRLTLKARKRRSSSISSSDGGGDDHDNDEEDLGKILKQMVEKMPIPVEFVTKIQLVREGQAAICVLRPLSAKELQKARKRAQNPTNTSQREPGEQNAALTSTPDPLKDSEQQ